CAGCGTGGGGGCGAACAGGATCGCCGCCCACCCCGAGATCTTCTTCACCTCATCGTTCTGACGGATGCTCAGCTCTGTCATCCGACGCATCTCCTCGTTCTGGCGCCGCGCGACGATGGTCGATTCCACCGTGAGAGCGTTGTCGAGCACCGTCCGGAACGTCGTCGCCCGATCAGCGATGCGCAAGACGTGATCGAGTACATCGCGGAGGTACTGCTGGAGTTCCACTTCGACCTGATACTTCTCGGATCCACGCTGCAGTGCCTCCAGCATCCCCGCGAGCGGCTGCGTCGCACGCTGGAAATCGATCACCTCGCGCGCGAGCTTGTAGATGCGCTCCGTGGCATCTGCATCTTCGACGAACAGTTGACTCTCGATCTCGTCGATGTCGTTCTCGAGCCCGGCGAGGACCGGCGCGTACTCGTCGACGACCTCGTCGAGAATCGCGTACAGCACTGCTTCCGGGCCGCGCGCCAGCAACGGTTGATCGTGCTCGAGCCTGGCCCGCACGCGCGCGAGGTCCGGGGATTCGGCATGGCGGATCGTGACGACGAAGTCGGGACCGGCGACCACGTGCACCTCACCGAACTCGACCTCCTCGACATCGTCGAGATAGCGGGCGGGTCGCAGCACCATGAAGAGCACGTCTCCGTACCGCTCGAGTTTCGGACGCTGGTGACCGGCCAGCGCATCCTCTACGACGAGATCGTGGAGTCCCAATTCGTCCGCAACCTCTCGCACCTCCTGCTCGCTGGGGCGGTACAGGCCGATCCACCCCATTCCGCCACGCTCGCGCATGGTCTCGAAGGTCTCGCTGAGAGTCCGTGGATTCTCCGTGCGGACGCCGCTCACATAGATGCCGTTGTCGATGATGGCCATCGAAGTACCTCAGTCCTGGATCATCGGGAGGGGCATCGTGCTGGTGTCGAGCAGTTCGTTCCCGTCCTGCTCGGCGACGAGTTCCTTGGCCTCGGCCTTCGTCTCCACGCTCGGGAACGAACCCTTCAACGGGCGCTTCGCCGTCTCCTTCATCGACAGCATCGCCACGCCGCCGAGCGCCGCGAAGAACATGATGTAGAACGCGGGCATGTAGGTGTTGCCGGTGAGGTCGATCAGTGCCTGGCTGAACAACGGAGTCGTGCCCCCGAAAAGCGACACCGCGACGTTGTACGCGATCGCCATCGCGCCGAACCTCGATGCTGTGGGGAACAGTGCGGGAAGCGCGGATGCCGAGATCGCGACATAGAACGCGACCGGAATGGCCACCATCACCAAGGCGATGAAGACCGCCCACTCCTGACCGATCTGCATCACCGCGAACGCGGGCACCATCAGCACGATCGTGGAGATCACCGCGATCGCATAGACGGGCCTGCGGCCGATGCGGTCGGACAGCTTTCCGATGAGGGGCAGGCAGGCGCTCATCACCACCAGCACCGGCACGGTGGCGACCGCGGCCATCAGATTGGAGACGCCGACCTCGGTCTCGAGATACGTCGGCATGTAACTGGTCAGCGCATAACCCGCGGTGTTGGTCGCCGAAACCAGGGCGATGCCGATCAGCACCTCGCGCCAGTGGTGGCGGAAGATGCCGATGATGCCCTGGCGCGCGAGCGGGTCGTCCGGATTGCCCTCCCGCTCCTCCTCGGGCTCGGCCTCGAACGCCGGAGTCTCCGGGATCTTCAGACGGAACCAGATCGCCACTACACCGAGTGGGATCGCGATGAGGAACGGGATCCTCCACCCGAACTCCGTCATCGCGTCCGGCCCCGCGCTCGCCTCTGCGATCCAGGTGGTCAGGGCGACGACCGATGCACCTGCGGCGAAGCCGATGTAGGAGCCGACGTCGAGGAACGATGACCAGTAGCCGCGCGAGCGGTCGGGGGAGAACTCGGAGACGTAGGTGGTCGCACCGGCGTACTCGCCTCCGGTGGAGAAGCCCTGCACCATCTTCAGAAGATAGAGCGGCGCGATGGCCCAGAGGCCGATCTGCGCCGAGGTCGGGAGCACGCCGATGAGCGCGGTCGCGATCGCCATCATGGCCATCGTGAAGAACAGCACCTTCTGGCGCCCGATCCTGTCGCCGAGCGGCCCGAGCACCAGCCCACCGAGCGGCCGCACCAGGAACGAGATCGCGAACCCGAACAGGGTCAGCAGCAGGCCCAGCCCGCCGGGTGCATCACCCGTGAAGACGGTCGTCAAGGTGACGGCGAGGTAGCCGTAGACGCCGAAGTCGAACCACTCCATGAAGTTGCCGACCACGGTTCCTGTGATCGCCGTGCGCAACTTCGACTTCTTCACGACGAGCACGTCGTCGACTTCGAGCCTTCTGCGGCGCACGAGCGCTTTCTTGCCGCGCCGCGCACGTCGCTGGGGATCGGATGCTGAAGATCCGCTCGCGTCGGAGGCAGGAGTGGTGTTCGACATGGGTGATCCCTTCGGCCCTTGTCCGGTCGAACAAGACCGTGTGGCCCTGACCGCCGACTTCGATGCTTTCACGATACTCACCGGCCGATTCCTCGACGGCAGCTCGCGCGGCGTTGCCGCCTATCGCGCCCGACAGCGCGGTGGGCCCGCAGTGCCACGGAACCCGGCTGCAGGTCGGTACCTGGGGAGGACGCGCACCCCGACGCCCGTCCGTAGCGTTGAAGACATGATCACAGCAGAAGGCCTCACGAAGAGGTTCGGAGACAAGACCGCAGTGCAGGACATCTCGTTCACCGTGCAGCCGGGTACCGTCACCGGCTTCCTCGGTCCGAACGGCGCCGGCAAATCCACCACGATGCGGATGATCGTGGGCCTCGACAAGCCCACCTCGGGCCGGACGACGGTGAACGGGAAGGAGTACCGACGCCTGCGCGCACCACTCACCGAAGTCGGTGTGCTCCTCGACGCGAAGGCCGTGCACACCGGCCGCACCGCCAGGAATCACTTGCGGGCGATGGCAGCCACACACGGCATCCCCGCCTCGCGGGTCGACGAGGTCATCGATCTCGCCGGGATCGGCTCCGTCTCCCGCAAGCGCGCGGGCAAGTTCTCACTCGGTATGGGTCAGCGTCTCGGCATCGCTTCGGCGCTGCTCGGCGACCCGCACACGCTCATCCTCGACGAGCCGGTCAACGGCCTCGACCCTGAGGGTGTGCGCTGGGTGCGCCAGTTCGTCCGCTTCGCCGCATCCGAAGGCCGCACAGTGCTGCTTTCCAGCCATCTCATGAGCGAGATGGCCCAGACAGCCGACCACGTGATCGTCATGGGTCGGGGTCAGGTGCTGGCGGATGCTCCGCTGGACGAACTCGTCCGGGCGTGGACCACCACCACTGTTCGCGTGCGGAGCCCGCGGGTGGCCGACCTCGCCTCCGCCGTGGCCGGCGCCGACGTCGAGATCGTCAGCACCAGTCCGGAATCGCTCGAGATCGTCGGTCTCCCGGCATCCCGTATCGGCGATATCGCCGCTGACCGCGGCATCCCCCTGCACGAGCTGACACCGACCAACGGGTCGCTCGAGGACGCGTACCTCGCTCTCACCGGCGAATCGGTCGAGTACCGTTCCGCCGAATATCCCGCAAAGGAACTCGCATGACAACCACAGCCGCACCGGCGATGCGCGCACGAACTGCCTCGCCGTACCGCCTCGCCTTCCCGCGCCAACTGCGCAGCGAATGGATCAAGCTCTCGACCCTCCGCTCCACCTGGTGGTCGATCGGCATCACAGCCGTCATCACAGTCGGTGTCGCGTTGCTGATCGCACAGTCGATGGACGTTCCCGGCTTCGAGCCGATCCAGGCCGTCGTATCCCCTGTCCAGTTCACGATGCTGCTCGCCGGCATCCTCGGAGTCATCTCCGTCACCGGGGAGTATTCCACCGGGATGATCCGCTCGACGTTGTCTGCCAACCCGGTGCGCGGCTCAGTGCTCGCGGCGAAGGCGATCGTCGTCGGAGTGTTCCTGTTCGTCGCTTCGGTGGTCATCTCGCTCGCGGCAGCACTCGCGGTGTCGCCGATCTTCGCGTCCAGGGACATGCCGTTCCCCTGGGACACTCCTGCGGACTCGTTCCTTCCGATCCTCGCAGCGGCCGTCGCCATGGCGGTGTTCGCGCTGATCGGCGTCGCCTTCGGCTTCATCCTGCGCTCCGGCGCCGGCGCCATCGCGGCGACCGTCGGGCTGCTGTTCGTGCTTCCGATCGTGATGAACATCTTCGCGATGCCAGGCGACGAGTGGGCGTGGATCATCGACGTCTCCAACCACCTGCCGATGTCCGCGGCGCAGAGTGCGATCCTGCCGCAGGACGGCTGGGGGATCCCCGTAGGTGAGGCCTACCTGACGCTGGGCGCATGGGTCGCTGCCGGCATGGCGTCCGCCTGGGCGGTGCTGCGCACCCGCGACGCGTGACGCGTAGAGTCGAGGCCGTGTCGAACCCGCGCAGCCGCAGCGCCTCCCTCCACGAGGAGGAGGAGCTGCGGCTGCCGCGTACACCTGGCTTCGTCCGGCGCTTCTGGGCGCGGCATCCGATCTTCGCAGACGTCCTGATCGCACTCATCTGCCTGATCCTCTCGATCGCGCCGGCGACGAACTTCGGCACCTACCGCTCGACGCCCGACGGCGGAATGGTCCTCGTCGACCCTCCGCCTCTGGCTGCGAGCATCGTCGTCGCCGCGCTGGTGCTGAGCGCATGCGCACTGCTGCTGCGGAGACGGCAGTGGCCGCTGATCGCATTCGTCACCGCGTACATCGCAGCGGTCGGATACCTGTTCCTC
The DNA window shown above is from Microbacterium murale and carries:
- a CDS encoding magnesium and cobalt transport protein CorA; the encoded protein is MAIIDNGIYVSGVRTENPRTLSETFETMRERGGMGWIGLYRPSEQEVREVADELGLHDLVVEDALAGHQRPKLERYGDVLFMVLRPARYLDDVEEVEFGEVHVVAGPDFVVTIRHAESPDLARVRARLEHDQPLLARGPEAVLYAILDEVVDEYAPVLAGLENDIDEIESQLFVEDADATERIYKLAREVIDFQRATQPLAGMLEALQRGSEKYQVEVELQQYLRDVLDHVLRIADRATTFRTVLDNALTVESTIVARRQNEEMRRMTELSIRQNDEVKKISGWAAILFAPTLIGTIYGMNFTVMPELDWTFGYPMAVGAMLAMGVGLYVVFKKKGWL
- a CDS encoding MFS transporter; translated protein: MSNTTPASDASGSSASDPQRRARRGKKALVRRRRLEVDDVLVVKKSKLRTAITGTVVGNFMEWFDFGVYGYLAVTLTTVFTGDAPGGLGLLLTLFGFAISFLVRPLGGLVLGPLGDRIGRQKVLFFTMAMMAIATALIGVLPTSAQIGLWAIAPLYLLKMVQGFSTGGEYAGATTYVSEFSPDRSRGYWSSFLDVGSYIGFAAGASVVALTTWIAEASAGPDAMTEFGWRIPFLIAIPLGVVAIWFRLKIPETPAFEAEPEEEREGNPDDPLARQGIIGIFRHHWREVLIGIALVSATNTAGYALTSYMPTYLETEVGVSNLMAAVATVPVLVVMSACLPLIGKLSDRIGRRPVYAIAVISTIVLMVPAFAVMQIGQEWAVFIALVMVAIPVAFYVAISASALPALFPTASRFGAMAIAYNVAVSLFGGTTPLFSQALIDLTGNTYMPAFYIMFFAALGGVAMLSMKETAKRPLKGSFPSVETKAEAKELVAEQDGNELLDTSTMPLPMIQD
- a CDS encoding ABC transporter ATP-binding protein, which translates into the protein MITAEGLTKRFGDKTAVQDISFTVQPGTVTGFLGPNGAGKSTTMRMIVGLDKPTSGRTTVNGKEYRRLRAPLTEVGVLLDAKAVHTGRTARNHLRAMAATHGIPASRVDEVIDLAGIGSVSRKRAGKFSLGMGQRLGIASALLGDPHTLILDEPVNGLDPEGVRWVRQFVRFAASEGRTVLLSSHLMSEMAQTADHVIVMGRGQVLADAPLDELVRAWTTTTVRVRSPRVADLASAVAGADVEIVSTSPESLEIVGLPASRIGDIAADRGIPLHELTPTNGSLEDAYLALTGESVEYRSAEYPAKELA
- a CDS encoding ABC transporter permease subunit, coding for MTTTAAPAMRARTASPYRLAFPRQLRSEWIKLSTLRSTWWSIGITAVITVGVALLIAQSMDVPGFEPIQAVVSPVQFTMLLAGILGVISVTGEYSTGMIRSTLSANPVRGSVLAAKAIVVGVFLFVASVVISLAAALAVSPIFASRDMPFPWDTPADSFLPILAAAVAMAVFALIGVAFGFILRSGAGAIAATVGLLFVLPIVMNIFAMPGDEWAWIIDVSNHLPMSAAQSAILPQDGWGIPVGEAYLTLGAWVAAGMASAWAVLRTRDA